The Geotalea uraniireducens Rf4 genome window below encodes:
- a CDS encoding MarR family winged helix-turn-helix transcriptional regulator, whose translation MNKYSSVLVKNFLIIGACLHRLGDKIVSEFSINQQQFVVLNEIQRAGETCQKNLVGSLLYEKSNISKIISKLQSLGYVTVTRSATDTRVTIVKTTELGENIWAKCMAKFYSWNQEWVNSITQEDVMLIINAQERLMDALQKNNEPGTEV comes from the coding sequence ATGAATAAATATTCTTCGGTGTTGGTTAAGAACTTCCTCATAATAGGGGCATGTCTTCATAGATTAGGCGATAAAATAGTTTCAGAGTTCTCAATTAATCAGCAACAATTTGTGGTTCTGAATGAAATTCAACGAGCTGGGGAGACATGCCAAAAAAACTTAGTCGGAAGCCTGCTATATGAAAAATCAAATATATCAAAGATTATTAGCAAACTGCAGTCACTTGGTTATGTGACAGTCACGCGCTCAGCAACTGATACGAGAGTAACAATAGTAAAGACTACCGAATTAGGTGAAAATATTTGGGCAAAATGTATGGCCAAATTTTACTCTTGGAATCAAGAGTGGGTAAACAGTATTACACAGGAAGACGTAATGCTGATCATTAATGCTCAAGAGCGTCTTATGGACGCATTGCAAAAAAATAATGAGCCGGGTACTGAAGTTTGA
- a CDS encoding MFS transporter: MSDKTRWLLLLCLTQLFIMLVFINYSAILPLLKQEWGMNNTMAGSIFSIYQLGYIASGVILSALTDRINTKHIFIISALWSGIANLLFAFYAHDYLSAMLLRALTGIGMGGTYMPGLKLVAEKFAPSERGKAVGIYVGSLVLGASLSLAVTGTITSLAGWRWAFIACSIGVFVGAALSLLVFKDYQPIVHARIERGFEVEIIRNKPAFLMILGYGSHMWEMYGMRSWLAPFFTASLISHGIAGGIATGWAATAAALIIGVGTFSTAITGTISDKLGRTKTITLVMCGSATLSFLFGWLVNVSPYLAFAVGILYGYLIVAESPVFSTGLTELVAPGYMGAAMGLQSLVGYSLGMVSPTVFGWALDMCRGWQPLPGVSADWGIAFATGGLGALTGPVFMYLLRRCPESRRMAGGKQ, translated from the coding sequence ATGAGTGATAAAACCCGCTGGCTGCTGCTTCTCTGCCTGACCCAGTTATTCATTATGCTGGTGTTCATCAATTACTCTGCCATCCTCCCCCTCCTGAAACAGGAATGGGGGATGAACAACACCATGGCCGGTTCGATTTTTTCCATCTACCAATTGGGCTACATAGCCTCGGGCGTCATACTCAGCGCCCTGACCGACCGGATCAATACCAAGCACATCTTCATTATCTCGGCTCTCTGGTCAGGCATCGCCAACCTCCTCTTCGCCTTCTATGCCCATGATTATCTCTCCGCTATGCTGCTGCGGGCCCTGACCGGAATCGGCATGGGAGGAACCTACATGCCGGGGCTGAAATTGGTGGCGGAGAAATTCGCTCCCAGTGAGCGTGGCAAGGCTGTGGGCATTTATGTCGGTTCGCTCGTGCTCGGGGCCTCCCTTTCCCTGGCAGTGACCGGCACAATAACATCCCTGGCCGGCTGGAGATGGGCCTTCATCGCCTGTTCCATAGGCGTATTTGTCGGCGCAGCACTTTCTCTTCTGGTATTCAAGGATTACCAGCCGATAGTGCATGCCAGGATTGAGCGCGGCTTTGAGGTGGAAATCATCAGAAACAAGCCCGCATTCCTGATGATCCTCGGCTACGGCTCTCACATGTGGGAGATGTATGGCATGCGCAGCTGGCTCGCACCATTTTTCACCGCCTCCCTCATCAGCCACGGCATTGCCGGGGGAATTGCCACCGGTTGGGCAGCCACTGCCGCTGCATTGATCATCGGTGTCGGCACTTTCTCCACCGCCATCACCGGCACCATTTCCGACAAACTGGGTCGGACGAAAACCATTACCCTGGTCATGTGTGGCAGCGCCACACTATCGTTTTTGTTCGGCTGGCTTGTCAATGTGAGCCCTTATCTGGCTTTTGCCGTGGGCATCCTCTATGGCTATCTGATCGTCGCAGAATCACCGGTTTTTTCCACGGGTCTCACGGAACTTGTTGCACCGGGCTACATGGGTGCAGCCATGGGATTGCAGTCGCTGGTCGGCTATTCCCTCGGCATGGTGTCCCCCACCGTTTTCGGCTGGGCCCTTGATATGTGCCGGGGCTGGCAGCCGCTGCCGGGCGTCAGTGCTGACTGGGGAATCGCCTTTGCCACCGGCGGCCTCGGCGCCCTCACCGGGCCGGTTTTCATGTATCTCTTGCGTCGCTGTCCGGAGAGCAGGCGCATGGCAGGTGGTAAGCAGTAA
- a CDS encoding TrpB-like pyridoxal phosphate-dependent enzyme has protein sequence MYSPHIRLDAKDVPRRWYNSRKDLPEELPPPRDPEGTDSRIQKIREITPKTLQEQDVMEERWLDIPEEILEKYLVIGRPTPLYRARNLERYLDTPARIYFKREDLLCTGSFKPNTSLAQAYYVKKEGYKGVVTQTGAGQWGTSVALACAQYGLSCTVFMPEVSFNQKPYRRIHSQIFGAEFLPSPSRHTKSGRALLEKMPDHPGSVNSGISDALEFAMENEGICYLNGSNAMHTLLHNTVIGLETEVQLKLAGEKPDVLIACVGGGSNLGGFMMPFLKDRLQNKLRFLAVESTAAPRLTQGTYRYEHGDPGKLTPLNKAYTLGTDFVPPRMHVGGLRQHGGSPLVSLLRHLGYLEAVAYEQSDVFACGRIFTKVEGILPAPETCHAIKGVFHEAYEAKEEGKERVIVACFSGHGFLDLEGYEAVLFGNDQNNQN, from the coding sequence ATGTATAGTCCTCACATACGCTTAGACGCAAAGGATGTCCCGAGGAGGTGGTATAACAGCCGGAAAGATTTGCCGGAAGAGCTGCCGCCTCCCAGAGACCCTGAGGGAACAGATTCGAGGATTCAGAAGATCAGGGAAATCACTCCCAAAACCCTCCAGGAACAGGATGTCATGGAAGAGCGCTGGCTCGACATCCCTGAAGAGATCTTGGAGAAATACCTGGTAATCGGTAGGCCGACACCCCTTTACCGCGCCCGCAACCTGGAAAGATACCTGGACACTCCCGCGCGAATATACTTCAAACGGGAAGATCTTCTCTGCACGGGGAGTTTTAAGCCGAACACCAGTCTGGCACAAGCCTACTATGTGAAAAAAGAGGGATACAAGGGGGTGGTCACTCAGACCGGAGCCGGTCAGTGGGGCACTTCCGTGGCGCTGGCCTGCGCTCAATACGGCCTTTCCTGCACGGTATTTATGCCGGAAGTGTCATTCAACCAGAAGCCTTACCGGAGAATCCACTCGCAGATCTTCGGCGCAGAATTCCTGCCATCACCGAGCCGTCATACCAAGTCAGGCCGGGCGCTGTTGGAAAAGATGCCGGACCACCCGGGCTCGGTGAATTCCGGGATCAGCGATGCCTTGGAATTCGCCATGGAGAATGAAGGCATCTGTTATCTGAATGGCAGCAACGCCATGCACACTCTGCTGCACAATACGGTGATTGGCCTGGAAACCGAGGTACAGCTGAAACTGGCTGGCGAAAAGCCTGACGTACTGATTGCCTGCGTAGGCGGCGGTAGCAACCTGGGAGGCTTTATGATGCCCTTCCTTAAGGATCGACTGCAGAACAAACTGCGCTTCCTGGCCGTGGAATCGACGGCGGCACCCCGTCTGACCCAGGGTACTTACCGCTATGAGCATGGAGATCCGGGCAAGCTCACTCCTCTCAACAAGGCCTACACACTGGGGACCGACTTTGTACCTCCCAGGATGCACGTTGGGGGATTGCGTCAGCATGGGGGCTCGCCCTTGGTCAGTCTGCTAAGGCACCTGGGATACCTGGAAGCGGTTGCCTATGAACAGTCCGATGTATTTGCTTGTGGGAGGATTTTCACCAAGGTCGAGGGGATTCTTCCGGCCCCGGAAACCTGCCACGCCATCAAAGGGGTCTTTCATGAGGCATACGAGGCCAAAGAGGAAGGTAAGGAAAGGGTGATCGTGGCCTGCTTTAGCGGTCATGGCTTTCTCGATCTGGAAGGTTACGAGGCAGTGCTGTTCGGAAACGATCAAAACAACCAAAATTAG
- a CDS encoding helix-turn-helix domain-containing protein, producing MEEELRKQAVQRHLAGESPKAVYTSLDRSKKWFFKWLNRYQSGATDWYKEHSRAPLKRPSELSIVDKEIIVSTRNRLDSSPFAQIGVSAIKWELHKLGLPFRSDSTINRTLKREGLVKKNEIFPQRGRVPVLYRSPVLQQHPSDGSCWPPLHQE from the coding sequence ATGGAAGAAGAACTCAGGAAACAAGCAGTCCAGCGCCATCTTGCAGGCGAATCACCCAAGGCAGTCTATACAAGCCTTGATCGCTCCAAGAAGTGGTTTTTTAAGTGGTTGAACCGGTATCAATCTGGCGCGACTGACTGGTACAAGGAACACTCAAGAGCGCCACTTAAAAGACCGTCTGAACTCAGCATCGTAGATAAGGAGATTATTGTCTCCACCAGAAACCGCCTGGACTCGTCACCATTTGCACAGATTGGCGTTTCCGCTATCAAGTGGGAGCTGCATAAGCTGGGGTTACCGTTTCGCTCTGACAGCACCATTAACCGGACCCTGAAGCGGGAAGGACTCGTTAAAAAAAACGAGATATTCCCCCAAAGGGGTCGAGTACCCGTACTTTACCGAAGCCCTGTGCTGCAACAACATCCATCAGATGGATCTTGTTGGCCCCCGCTACATCAAGAGTGA
- a CDS encoding DUF169 domain-containing protein, whose amino-acid sequence MDSKIIERTTGLLEALGLEEEPLGIFYTESEPREGLSPKVGKLPTREREERDEIDWQAIYDGFSCIMCNVWKARKRKIVVWASAEHYGCPGAAFWLGYNKPQAERVICYLSTGLSGQCEGELLYNSPDVVRQIFEHIDPKEAHGRYCVVKPLTLFEKHEQPELVAFFARPEALCGLNLLAAFVTDDPEVVVSPWGAACGSLVTWPLHYLAKGRNKAVLGGWDPWPRRYFQTDELSFTIPYAMFKEMVNRFEDSFLSTKAWLTVRKKIEISNRVWAGHNRAKPEMD is encoded by the coding sequence ATGGACTCGAAAATAATTGAGAGGACAACTGGACTCCTTGAAGCCCTTGGTTTGGAAGAGGAACCACTTGGAATCTTTTACACGGAAAGCGAGCCAAGGGAAGGCCTTTCTCCAAAAGTTGGGAAGCTCCCTACCCGTGAAAGGGAGGAGCGGGATGAAATCGACTGGCAAGCTATCTATGACGGATTTTCCTGCATCATGTGTAATGTCTGGAAGGCCAGGAAAAGAAAGATAGTTGTTTGGGCTTCTGCAGAACATTACGGCTGCCCGGGGGCCGCTTTCTGGTTGGGCTACAACAAACCTCAAGCGGAAAGAGTCATTTGTTATCTCTCAACGGGGCTGTCCGGCCAATGCGAGGGGGAGCTTCTGTACAATTCCCCTGATGTAGTTAGACAAATATTTGAGCATATCGACCCGAAAGAGGCCCATGGAAGATACTGTGTGGTCAAGCCCCTCACACTCTTCGAAAAACACGAACAACCGGAGTTAGTGGCGTTTTTTGCGCGGCCGGAAGCACTTTGCGGGCTTAACCTCTTAGCGGCTTTTGTGACCGATGATCCCGAAGTAGTAGTTTCTCCCTGGGGCGCCGCCTGCGGGAGCCTCGTCACCTGGCCACTGCATTATTTAGCCAAGGGACGGAATAAGGCCGTTCTGGGGGGATGGGACCCGTGGCCCAGAAGATATTTCCAGACCGACGAGCTCTCCTTTACCATCCCCTATGCGATGTTCAAAGAGATGGTGAACCGTTTTGAAGATTCATTCCTGAGCACCAAAGCGTGGCTGACTGTCAGGAAAAAGATTGAAATCAGCAACAGGGTGTGGGCCGGGCACAATAGAGCAAAACCTGAGATGGATTAA
- a CDS encoding zinc-dependent alcohol dehydrogenase, with product MLTSGGRALKIESPGLLTISPVKLRTLREHEVLVSVRYVGICGSDVKLFSGRYEGPHVYPLVPGHEWVGEIIAKGAGVQKFSVGERVTGECSIYCGQCQFCREINEDLCTSVKKHGISANGFAADYVIVNQSSLHSLKDCEISDESACLIEPAAVVMKGIDKATAHMDPHDVLILGAGTLGILATMIIKSKPNAKVMIVDINETRLQIARELGADQVVAMDMKLMPAHVGRGSFDLVVETSGFSDVGEVINHTVKPGGSVLFFSQPKVSFSTDLFVSKMVNIFGNIGGTGKFREAIELLDSKGSEIVRLITNVIELGEFPQIYSQDESVVTRGCKTILKVK from the coding sequence ATGTTAACTTCGGGTGGCAGAGCATTGAAGATCGAAAGCCCCGGTCTCTTGACTATCTCTCCTGTGAAGTTGCGTACTCTGAGAGAGCACGAGGTTCTGGTAAGTGTCAGGTATGTTGGTATCTGCGGCAGTGATGTGAAACTGTTCTCCGGCCGGTATGAAGGACCTCATGTATATCCTCTGGTGCCGGGCCACGAATGGGTGGGAGAAATTATCGCTAAAGGCGCAGGGGTGCAGAAGTTCTCCGTGGGCGAGCGGGTCACCGGAGAATGCTCAATATACTGCGGCCAGTGTCAGTTCTGCAGAGAGATCAACGAGGACCTCTGCACCTCTGTCAAGAAGCACGGCATCTCAGCAAACGGGTTTGCTGCTGACTATGTCATTGTCAATCAGTCCTCCCTGCATTCCCTGAAAGACTGTGAGATATCAGACGAAAGCGCCTGTCTCATTGAACCTGCGGCGGTTGTGATGAAAGGGATCGATAAAGCCACGGCTCATATGGATCCGCATGATGTGCTCATTCTCGGAGCAGGTACCTTGGGCATCCTCGCCACAATGATCATCAAGAGTAAACCCAATGCCAAGGTGATGATCGTGGATATCAATGAGACAAGACTGCAGATTGCCAGAGAACTGGGTGCGGACCAGGTCGTTGCCATGGATATGAAACTGATGCCGGCACACGTCGGCAGAGGCTCATTTGACCTGGTCGTGGAGACCAGCGGCTTCTCTGACGTCGGAGAAGTCATAAACCACACGGTAAAGCCGGGTGGAAGCGTCCTTTTCTTCTCGCAACCGAAAGTCTCCTTCTCCACCGACCTGTTCGTCAGCAAAATGGTTAACATTTTCGGAAACATCGGAGGAACGGGGAAATTCAGGGAAGCGATCGAACTTCTGGACAGCAAAGGTAGCGAAATAGTGAGATTGATCACCAACGTGATCGAACTTGGAGAATTCCCACAGATTTATAGTCAGGACGAATCAGTGGTAACCCGCGGGTGTAAGACCATCTTGAAAGTTAAATAA
- a CDS encoding TrpB-like pyridoxal phosphate-dependent enzyme — MQEIRIDLPIEELPTKWYNALPDLPAILPEPKDPADGTPTIENNRRIRPVALNEQDNSAKRWETIPGEVLEAYLRIGRPTPLQRAVSLERHLGTPAKIFFKREDVLPTGSFKLNSAIAQAYYAKQDGFEALISETGAGQWGTAVCIAAQSYGLGAKIFMARVSYEQKPYRRYFMKLCGGEVHPSPSNLTQSGKSFLLSDPQHPGSIGTGISEAIETALAHQGKYAYVSGSNLPHVLMHQTIIGLETKKQLAMAGLKPDTLISCVGGGSNCGGLMLPFLPEKFKDPDSLQFLAAESDSVPRLTKGVYEYGAGDASGLTPLTKSYTLGQGFVPPRIHVGGLRQHNGSPLVGLLRKEGLLDATALSQEEAFQAGRLFSLCEGILPAPESCHAIKAAIDSALEAKEEGEDRVIVFCLSGNGFFDLAGYEAILFKEGHQC; from the coding sequence ATGCAAGAAATAAGGATAGATCTCCCAATAGAAGAGCTGCCTACCAAATGGTACAACGCACTGCCAGACCTCCCTGCCATTCTACCTGAACCGAAGGATCCCGCTGACGGTACTCCTACTATCGAAAATAACCGGCGCATTCGTCCGGTTGCGTTGAACGAGCAGGACAACTCAGCTAAGCGTTGGGAAACGATCCCCGGTGAAGTCCTGGAAGCTTATCTGAGGATCGGCAGGCCTACCCCGCTGCAGCGCGCCGTTTCCCTTGAGCGGCATCTGGGTACTCCGGCCAAGATCTTTTTCAAGCGGGAAGACGTGCTGCCGACCGGTAGCTTCAAATTGAACTCGGCTATCGCCCAGGCCTACTACGCGAAGCAGGATGGTTTTGAAGCCCTTATATCGGAAACGGGAGCCGGCCAGTGGGGGACTGCTGTCTGCATAGCGGCGCAGTCGTATGGTCTCGGTGCAAAGATATTCATGGCAAGGGTTTCTTACGAACAGAAACCGTATCGTCGCTATTTTATGAAACTGTGCGGTGGTGAGGTCCACCCTTCTCCAAGCAACCTCACTCAGTCGGGAAAGTCATTTCTGCTTAGCGACCCTCAGCATCCCGGATCCATCGGCACCGGAATCAGCGAGGCAATAGAAACAGCGCTCGCGCATCAGGGGAAATACGCCTACGTATCCGGGAGTAACCTCCCCCATGTCCTGATGCACCAAACCATTATCGGCCTGGAAACCAAGAAGCAGCTGGCAATGGCCGGATTGAAACCTGACACGCTAATTTCCTGCGTCGGTGGCGGTAGCAACTGCGGTGGTTTGATGCTCCCCTTCCTGCCGGAAAAATTTAAGGACCCGGACAGCCTTCAGTTCCTGGCAGCGGAGTCGGACTCGGTGCCACGTCTCACCAAAGGTGTCTACGAATACGGGGCCGGGGACGCCTCGGGGCTCACCCCCTTGACAAAGTCCTACACACTTGGCCAAGGCTTCGTACCTCCCAGGATACACGTAGGAGGCTTGCGGCAGCACAACGGGTCACCATTGGTGGGACTGCTGCGTAAAGAAGGGCTACTTGATGCAACAGCACTTTCCCAGGAGGAGGCGTTTCAGGCCGGGAGGCTGTTCAGCTTGTGCGAAGGGATACTGCCGGCACCCGAATCCTGTCACGCAATCAAGGCGGCCATAGACTCGGCGCTGGAGGCGAAGGAAGAGGGAGAAGATAGGGTCATTGTTTTCTGTCTGAGCGGCAATGGTTTCTTTGATTTGGCCGGATACGAGGCAATTTTGTTCAAGGAAGGTCACCAATGTTAA
- a CDS encoding inositol-3-phosphate synthase, producing MKKKIGALFVGALGSISTTVIAGAFAKKLGLMEESYLTTDNDQTLKALNLVPIEDIVFGGWDIVKKDLYTAALEHKVVKEKILEATKNKLQEVVVLAGAATNDGGIIDSFRENAIEAPSRRAITTALINDIEKFKSRHGLDHVIVVNLSSTDKFIQVQGVPEYQSIENFESGLDQDSSRITFGMLYAYAAIMTKSPYVNFTPSVTVDIPALMDLMNQKGVVVAGKDGKTGQTLYKTVIAPMLKARSLKLTGWYSVNILGNKDGEVLNSPENLKTKIETKTGVLSEIMGYDNFDHQVKINYYKPRGDAKEAWDNIDFCGWLGEEMSMKINWVGKDSILAAPLILDLIRLTDFFYQKGEKGVLTQLACYFKSPYNFTNHDFFVQWGTLTDHVSQQYLQQGSAYV from the coding sequence ATGAAAAAGAAAATCGGAGCATTATTCGTTGGGGCACTGGGTAGTATCTCAACAACGGTCATCGCCGGAGCCTTTGCCAAGAAGCTGGGACTTATGGAAGAAAGTTATCTGACCACAGATAACGACCAGACCCTCAAAGCCTTGAACCTGGTTCCAATTGAGGACATCGTCTTTGGTGGCTGGGATATCGTGAAAAAGGACCTCTATACCGCTGCATTGGAACACAAGGTGGTGAAAGAGAAAATCCTGGAGGCGACAAAAAATAAGCTTCAAGAGGTGGTCGTCTTGGCCGGGGCGGCAACAAACGACGGCGGCATCATCGACAGCTTCAGGGAGAACGCCATCGAGGCGCCGAGCCGAAGGGCAATTACCACCGCGTTGATCAACGATATCGAGAAGTTCAAGAGCCGTCATGGCCTCGACCATGTCATCGTGGTCAACCTCTCTTCCACCGATAAATTTATCCAGGTGCAGGGAGTTCCGGAGTATCAGAGCATCGAGAACTTCGAAAGTGGGCTTGATCAAGACAGTAGCCGGATCACCTTTGGGATGCTCTACGCCTATGCAGCCATCATGACCAAATCCCCGTATGTCAATTTCACCCCGTCTGTCACGGTCGATATCCCCGCCCTCATGGACCTCATGAATCAAAAAGGGGTGGTGGTCGCCGGCAAGGATGGGAAGACCGGGCAGACCCTCTACAAAACGGTCATTGCACCGATGCTGAAGGCCCGGTCACTCAAGTTGACCGGCTGGTACAGTGTGAACATCCTTGGCAACAAGGACGGCGAAGTCCTCAACTCCCCGGAAAACCTGAAAACCAAAATCGAGACCAAGACTGGCGTCTTGTCTGAGATCATGGGCTATGACAACTTCGACCACCAGGTGAAGATCAACTACTACAAGCCCAGAGGCGATGCCAAGGAGGCTTGGGATAACATCGATTTCTGCGGCTGGCTCGGCGAGGAAATGTCGATGAAGATCAACTGGGTGGGCAAGGATTCCATTCTTGCAGCCCCGTTGATCCTTGACCTGATCCGCCTGACCGACTTCTTCTATCAGAAGGGGGAGAAAGGGGTTCTCACTCAGTTGGCATGCTATTTCAAGTCGCCCTACAACTTTACCAACCACGATTTCTTCGTCCAGTGGGGCACGCTTACTGATCATGTATCGCAACAGTACCTCCAGCAGGGGTCGGCATATGTATAG
- a CDS encoding integrase core domain-containing protein produces MNVIDLYSHRVFIESNRTKEDDNIAQGLLRCWKSMGLPDFLQMDNELSFRGSNRYPRSLGLVLRLCLYFGVHPVFIPVAEPWRDGVIESFNDTYDKKFFRRQWFTSYSMLKRQSKNFQQFHNKNHRYSYLKGKTPLEVIEADKFKPLTLGPNTRMPKLDFLPDGTISLIRFIRSDRTLNIFGEKFEVSKDLVYSYVRAMIVTEIHTLQVYLGEDFVQSFEYRMPTEFSS; encoded by the coding sequence ATGAATGTGATTGATCTGTACAGCCATCGGGTCTTCATCGAATCAAATCGCACCAAGGAGGATGACAACATTGCACAGGGTTTGCTGCGCTGCTGGAAGTCAATGGGGCTTCCCGACTTCCTGCAAATGGACAATGAACTCAGTTTCCGTGGCAGTAACCGCTATCCGAGGTCACTTGGTCTGGTGCTGCGACTATGTCTCTACTTCGGCGTTCATCCTGTTTTTATCCCTGTTGCGGAACCGTGGCGCGATGGCGTAATAGAGAGCTTCAACGATACCTATGACAAAAAGTTTTTTCGCCGCCAGTGGTTCACAAGCTATTCCATGCTCAAGCGGCAAAGCAAGAATTTCCAGCAGTTTCACAACAAGAATCACCGTTACAGCTATCTCAAGGGGAAAACGCCACTGGAGGTTATTGAAGCTGACAAATTCAAGCCCTTGACGCTGGGGCCAAATACCAGGATGCCAAAACTTGATTTTCTCCCGGACGGCACCATTTCGCTCATTAGATTTATCAGGAGCGATAGAACACTTAACATCTTTGGCGAAAAATTTGAGGTTTCAAAAGACCTCGTCTATTCATATGTGCGAGCCATGATCGTAACGGAAATTCACACGCTGCAAGTGTACCTGGGTGAAGACTTTGTTCAAAGCTTTGAGTACAGAATGCCTACAGAGTTCAGCTCATGA
- a CDS encoding beta-ketoacyl-[acyl-carrier-protein] synthase family protein produces the protein MKLLKKVAISGVGVSSPIGTGKEEFFANLVNGTDGISPIASFDTSRFSTHCGGEVSWVPGRETPCKEELPLALATQVMDEALLEAGLSVEQLRKQNCVLVVASAVGGVSHLLAVKEHQGRAELTKADYGRLLAYPHHALTDSLVRKYSISNGALTNISACTASNAAIGYAYDLIACGLCDMAIVVGVDILTPFEYACFDSYRALEKKGCRPFDNNRSGLALSEGAAALVLEAQVHLKQRKKRAKAFLTGYGLTNDAYDITAPDPSGHSAAEAMRIALESGGKHIHDVDYICAHGTGTKLNDVAETAAIKRLFGNQAYQIPVSSIKSCIGHTNGAAAAISAATCVLSIEAGVVPPTIHLEVRDESCDLDYVSNKARKTEVSVCLSNAYAFGGQCSSVLITKTSE, from the coding sequence ATGAAACTCCTTAAGAAAGTAGCTATCTCAGGAGTAGGGGTTTCCTCGCCCATCGGAACGGGTAAGGAGGAGTTTTTCGCCAATCTCGTCAATGGAACCGATGGTATCAGCCCAATCGCGTCCTTTGACACGTCGCGCTTTTCCACCCATTGCGGCGGGGAGGTCAGCTGGGTTCCGGGACGAGAGACCCCCTGCAAGGAGGAGCTGCCCCTCGCCCTGGCAACCCAGGTCATGGATGAAGCGCTGCTGGAAGCCGGACTTTCCGTCGAGCAACTGAGAAAGCAGAACTGCGTACTGGTGGTAGCCTCTGCCGTCGGTGGAGTATCGCATCTGCTCGCGGTTAAGGAACATCAGGGGAGGGCCGAGCTCACCAAAGCCGACTACGGCCGATTGCTGGCTTATCCGCACCATGCCCTGACCGACTCGCTGGTGCGGAAATACAGCATCAGCAATGGAGCTTTGACCAACATATCGGCGTGCACCGCCAGCAATGCCGCAATCGGCTACGCCTATGACCTGATCGCCTGCGGGTTGTGCGACATGGCCATCGTGGTTGGAGTAGACATCCTAACCCCTTTTGAGTATGCCTGCTTCGATTCCTACCGCGCATTGGAGAAGAAAGGGTGCAGGCCCTTCGACAACAATAGAAGCGGATTGGCCCTTTCAGAGGGGGCCGCAGCCTTGGTGCTGGAAGCACAAGTACACCTGAAACAGCGAAAGAAGAGAGCAAAGGCGTTTTTGACTGGCTACGGCTTGACCAATGATGCCTATGACATTACGGCTCCCGATCCGTCAGGACATTCTGCCGCGGAAGCGATGAGAATTGCTCTGGAGTCGGGAGGAAAACACATCCATGATGTCGATTACATCTGCGCACACGGGACGGGGACAAAGCTTAACGATGTGGCAGAAACAGCTGCCATTAAGCGACTGTTCGGCAATCAGGCTTACCAGATCCCGGTCAGTTCCATTAAATCCTGCATTGGGCACACCAATGGCGCAGCCGCAGCCATCTCCGCGGCGACCTGCGTGCTGAGCATAGAGGCTGGTGTGGTGCCTCCGACCATACATCTTGAGGTAAGGGATGAGTCCTGCGATCTCGACTATGTCTCGAACAAGGCCAGGAAAACTGAAGTATCGGTCTGCCTCTCAAACGCTTATGCCTTCGGAGGACAATGTAGTTCGGTCCTCATAACCAAGACATCGGAGTAG